From a region of the Oryza sativa Japonica Group chromosome 6, ASM3414082v1 genome:
- the LOC4341915 gene encoding cysteine-rich receptor-like protein kinase 44 isoform X2, with protein sequence MASGLWGALGQASSVAQLVGVDALGLVSMVVQAALAARRHRDACRRLGQHVDLVGGLLRELELAELMRREATRRPLERLQGALRRCYALVRACQDDCGYLHRLLLGARMADELRAAQHEIDMYIRLIPLISLVDSSNNNRRVTATEGVPSVVPSYSDHHTRFPRRILAFTEIHVQGATKPREIRGKSLEVDLQEQKIMDMEAIMRLCIQTEENYPGFRKFGFFQLVDATDGFSENRNVGIGGFGTVYKGQLLDGHTVAIKRFVVDAAIFDFKSELQLVRLQHTNLIRLLGWCIHEKEKILVYEFMQKGSLDNIIFHKRKGALLNWSKRLQIIKGLAEGLLYLHKHCLIVHRDLKPNNILLDHDMNPKIADFGSAVTLVSDVAEECTRRVVGTSGYIAPEYASEGRYSLKTDVFSFGVVVLEIISGRKNFIMEKQGDTVGNLIRDVSICFNGLLLANSICVGHLTNCNIFQAWHMWRDGRLHELVDPALCDEYESPVIMRCTQVALLCAQEDPTERPTMTDVTRVLNSQSILLSDPKKPTELTDGGASTDRPSTYIGQSSKTIDITITSSAPVSTRVRIIVDPEI encoded by the exons ATGGCGAGCGGCCTGTGGGGCGCGCTCGGGCAGGCGTCGAGCGTGGCGCAGCTGGTCGGCGTGGACGCGCTGGGGCTGGTCTCCATGGTGGtgcaggcggcgctggcggcgcgccgccaccgGGACGCGTGCCGGCGGCTGGGGCAGCACGTGGACCTCGTCGGCGGCCTGCTGCGGGAGCTAGAGCTCGCCGAGCTGATGCGGCGGGAGGCCACCAGGCGGCCCCTCGAGCGGCTCCAAGGCGCGCTGCGGCGGTGCTACGCACTCGTCAGGGCGTGCCAGGATGACTGCGGCTACCTCCACCGCCTGCTCCTCGGCGCTCGGATGGCCGACGAGCTCCGCGCCGCGCAGCACGAGATTGACATGTACATACGCCTCATCCCTCTCATCTCTCTAGTCGACAGCAGCAACAATAATCGTCGTGTCACG GCAACCGAGGGGGTGCCCAGTGTAGTCCCAAGTTATTCAGATCATCACACAAG GTTTCCAAGAAGAATATTGGCGTTCACTGAAATACATGTTCAAGGAGCCACCAAACCTAGGGAAATCAGGGGGAAATCATTAGAAG TGGACCTGCAAGAACAGAAAATAATGGACATGGAGGCAATAATGAGACTTTGTATCCAAACTGAAGAGAACTATCCAGGATTTAGGAAGTTTGGTTTCTTTCAGCTTGTGGATGCTACAGATGGTTTTTCAGAGAACAGAAATGTCGGAATTGGTGGATTCGGTACTGTTTACAAG GGCCAGCTACTTGATGGACATACAGTTGCTATCAAAAGATTTGTTGTGGATGCAGCAATATTTGATTTCAAAAGTGAATTGCAGCTTGTAAGGCTTCAGCATACCAACCTAATTAGGTTATTGGGATGGTGCAttcatgaaaaagaaaagattctTGTGTATGAGTTCATGCAGAAAGGCAGTTTAGACAATATTATCTTCC ACAAAAGGAAGGGCGCATTGCTAAATTGGTCTAAGCGACTTCAGATAATTAAAGGGCTAGCTGAGGGGCTTCTTTACCTGCACAAGCACTGTTTGATTGTACATAGGGATTTGAAACCAAATAATATCCTCTTAGACCATGACATGAACCCAAAGATTGCTGATTTTGGATCTGCAGTAACACTGGTTTCAGATGTAGCAGAAGAGTGTACAAGGAGAGTCGTGGGAACCAG TGGTTACATAGCTCCGGAGTATGCATCGGAAGGCCGTTATTCGCTTAAGACAGACGTGTTTAGCTTTGGCGTCGTGGTTCTAGAAATCATTAGTGGACGAAAGAATTTCATAATGGAGAAACAAGGGGATACCGTTGGCAATCTCATTCGAGACGTGAGTATTTGTTTTAATGGTCTTCTTCTAGCAAATAGTATTTGTGTTGGGCACCTGACTAACTGTAACATATTTCAGGCATGGCATATGTGGAGAGATGGAAGGTTGCATGAGCTTGTAGACCCAGCATTGTGTGATGAATATGAAAGCCCTGTGATAATGCGATGCACTCAGGTGGCGCTTCTTTGTGCTCAAGAAGATCCAACAGAACGGCCCACAATGACAGATGTTACTAGAGTTCTGAACTCTCAAAGCATACTATTATCAGATCCAAAGAAGCCAACTGAGCTAACTGATGGAGGTGCTAGTACTGACAGGCCATCGACATATATTGGCCAGTCGAGCAAGACGATAGACATAACCATCACAAGTTCAGCTCCGGTGTCCACCAGAGTTCGCATCATTGTTGACCCAGAAATTTGA
- the LOC4341915 gene encoding cysteine-rich receptor-like protein kinase 44 isoform X1 — protein MASGLWGALGQASSVAQLVGVDALGLVSMVVQAALAARRHRDACRRLGQHVDLVGGLLRELELAELMRREATRRPLERLQGALRRCYALVRACQDDCGYLHRLLLGARMADELRAAQHEIDMYIRLIPLISLVDSSNNNRRVTATEGVPSVVPSYSDHHTRFPRRILAFTEIHVQGATKPREIRGKSLEVTVDLQEQKIMDMEAIMRLCIQTEENYPGFRKFGFFQLVDATDGFSENRNVGIGGFGTVYKGQLLDGHTVAIKRFVVDAAIFDFKSELQLVRLQHTNLIRLLGWCIHEKEKILVYEFMQKGSLDNIIFHKRKGALLNWSKRLQIIKGLAEGLLYLHKHCLIVHRDLKPNNILLDHDMNPKIADFGSAVTLVSDVAEECTRRVVGTSGYIAPEYASEGRYSLKTDVFSFGVVVLEIISGRKNFIMEKQGDTVGNLIRDVSICFNGLLLANSICVGHLTNCNIFQAWHMWRDGRLHELVDPALCDEYESPVIMRCTQVALLCAQEDPTERPTMTDVTRVLNSQSILLSDPKKPTELTDGGASTDRPSTYIGQSSKTIDITITSSAPVSTRVRIIVDPEI, from the exons ATGGCGAGCGGCCTGTGGGGCGCGCTCGGGCAGGCGTCGAGCGTGGCGCAGCTGGTCGGCGTGGACGCGCTGGGGCTGGTCTCCATGGTGGtgcaggcggcgctggcggcgcgccgccaccgGGACGCGTGCCGGCGGCTGGGGCAGCACGTGGACCTCGTCGGCGGCCTGCTGCGGGAGCTAGAGCTCGCCGAGCTGATGCGGCGGGAGGCCACCAGGCGGCCCCTCGAGCGGCTCCAAGGCGCGCTGCGGCGGTGCTACGCACTCGTCAGGGCGTGCCAGGATGACTGCGGCTACCTCCACCGCCTGCTCCTCGGCGCTCGGATGGCCGACGAGCTCCGCGCCGCGCAGCACGAGATTGACATGTACATACGCCTCATCCCTCTCATCTCTCTAGTCGACAGCAGCAACAATAATCGTCGTGTCACG GCAACCGAGGGGGTGCCCAGTGTAGTCCCAAGTTATTCAGATCATCACACAAG GTTTCCAAGAAGAATATTGGCGTTCACTGAAATACATGTTCAAGGAGCCACCAAACCTAGGGAAATCAGGGGGAAATCATTAGAAG TAACAGTGGACCTGCAAGAACAGAAAATAATGGACATGGAGGCAATAATGAGACTTTGTATCCAAACTGAAGAGAACTATCCAGGATTTAGGAAGTTTGGTTTCTTTCAGCTTGTGGATGCTACAGATGGTTTTTCAGAGAACAGAAATGTCGGAATTGGTGGATTCGGTACTGTTTACAAG GGCCAGCTACTTGATGGACATACAGTTGCTATCAAAAGATTTGTTGTGGATGCAGCAATATTTGATTTCAAAAGTGAATTGCAGCTTGTAAGGCTTCAGCATACCAACCTAATTAGGTTATTGGGATGGTGCAttcatgaaaaagaaaagattctTGTGTATGAGTTCATGCAGAAAGGCAGTTTAGACAATATTATCTTCC ACAAAAGGAAGGGCGCATTGCTAAATTGGTCTAAGCGACTTCAGATAATTAAAGGGCTAGCTGAGGGGCTTCTTTACCTGCACAAGCACTGTTTGATTGTACATAGGGATTTGAAACCAAATAATATCCTCTTAGACCATGACATGAACCCAAAGATTGCTGATTTTGGATCTGCAGTAACACTGGTTTCAGATGTAGCAGAAGAGTGTACAAGGAGAGTCGTGGGAACCAG TGGTTACATAGCTCCGGAGTATGCATCGGAAGGCCGTTATTCGCTTAAGACAGACGTGTTTAGCTTTGGCGTCGTGGTTCTAGAAATCATTAGTGGACGAAAGAATTTCATAATGGAGAAACAAGGGGATACCGTTGGCAATCTCATTCGAGACGTGAGTATTTGTTTTAATGGTCTTCTTCTAGCAAATAGTATTTGTGTTGGGCACCTGACTAACTGTAACATATTTCAGGCATGGCATATGTGGAGAGATGGAAGGTTGCATGAGCTTGTAGACCCAGCATTGTGTGATGAATATGAAAGCCCTGTGATAATGCGATGCACTCAGGTGGCGCTTCTTTGTGCTCAAGAAGATCCAACAGAACGGCCCACAATGACAGATGTTACTAGAGTTCTGAACTCTCAAAGCATACTATTATCAGATCCAAAGAAGCCAACTGAGCTAACTGATGGAGGTGCTAGTACTGACAGGCCATCGACATATATTGGCCAGTCGAGCAAGACGATAGACATAACCATCACAAGTTCAGCTCCGGTGTCCACCAGAGTTCGCATCATTGTTGACCCAGAAATTTGA
- the LOC4341915 gene encoding cysteine-rich receptor-like protein kinase 44 isoform X3, protein MASGLWGALGQASSVAQLVGVDALGLVSMVVQAALAARRHRDACRRLGQHVDLVGGLLRELELAELMRREATRRPLERLQGALRRCYALVRACQDDCGYLHRLLLGARMADELRAAQHEIDMYIRLIPLISLVDSSNNNRRVTATEGVPSVVPSYSDHHTRFPRRILAFTEIHVQGATKPREIRGKSLEVTVDLQEQKIMDMEAIMRLCIQTEENYPGFRKFGFFQLVDATDGFSENRNVGIGGFGTVYKGQLLDGHTVAIKRFVVDAAIFDFKSELQLVRLQHTNLIRLLGWCIHEKEKILVYEFMQKGSLDNIIFHKRKGALLNWSKRLQIIKGLAEGLLYLHKHCLIVHRDLKPNNILLDHDMNPKIADFGSAVTLVSDVAEECTRRVVGTSGYIAPEYASEGRYSLKTDVFSFGVVVLEIISGRKNFIMEKQGDTVGNLIRDAWHMWRDGRLHELVDPALCDEYESPVIMRCTQVALLCAQEDPTERPTMTDVTRVLNSQSILLSDPKKPTELTDGGASTDRPSTYIGQSSKTIDITITSSAPVSTRVRIIVDPEI, encoded by the exons ATGGCGAGCGGCCTGTGGGGCGCGCTCGGGCAGGCGTCGAGCGTGGCGCAGCTGGTCGGCGTGGACGCGCTGGGGCTGGTCTCCATGGTGGtgcaggcggcgctggcggcgcgccgccaccgGGACGCGTGCCGGCGGCTGGGGCAGCACGTGGACCTCGTCGGCGGCCTGCTGCGGGAGCTAGAGCTCGCCGAGCTGATGCGGCGGGAGGCCACCAGGCGGCCCCTCGAGCGGCTCCAAGGCGCGCTGCGGCGGTGCTACGCACTCGTCAGGGCGTGCCAGGATGACTGCGGCTACCTCCACCGCCTGCTCCTCGGCGCTCGGATGGCCGACGAGCTCCGCGCCGCGCAGCACGAGATTGACATGTACATACGCCTCATCCCTCTCATCTCTCTAGTCGACAGCAGCAACAATAATCGTCGTGTCACG GCAACCGAGGGGGTGCCCAGTGTAGTCCCAAGTTATTCAGATCATCACACAAG GTTTCCAAGAAGAATATTGGCGTTCACTGAAATACATGTTCAAGGAGCCACCAAACCTAGGGAAATCAGGGGGAAATCATTAGAAG TAACAGTGGACCTGCAAGAACAGAAAATAATGGACATGGAGGCAATAATGAGACTTTGTATCCAAACTGAAGAGAACTATCCAGGATTTAGGAAGTTTGGTTTCTTTCAGCTTGTGGATGCTACAGATGGTTTTTCAGAGAACAGAAATGTCGGAATTGGTGGATTCGGTACTGTTTACAAG GGCCAGCTACTTGATGGACATACAGTTGCTATCAAAAGATTTGTTGTGGATGCAGCAATATTTGATTTCAAAAGTGAATTGCAGCTTGTAAGGCTTCAGCATACCAACCTAATTAGGTTATTGGGATGGTGCAttcatgaaaaagaaaagattctTGTGTATGAGTTCATGCAGAAAGGCAGTTTAGACAATATTATCTTCC ACAAAAGGAAGGGCGCATTGCTAAATTGGTCTAAGCGACTTCAGATAATTAAAGGGCTAGCTGAGGGGCTTCTTTACCTGCACAAGCACTGTTTGATTGTACATAGGGATTTGAAACCAAATAATATCCTCTTAGACCATGACATGAACCCAAAGATTGCTGATTTTGGATCTGCAGTAACACTGGTTTCAGATGTAGCAGAAGAGTGTACAAGGAGAGTCGTGGGAACCAG TGGTTACATAGCTCCGGAGTATGCATCGGAAGGCCGTTATTCGCTTAAGACAGACGTGTTTAGCTTTGGCGTCGTGGTTCTAGAAATCATTAGTGGACGAAAGAATTTCATAATGGAGAAACAAGGGGATACCGTTGGCAATCTCATTCGAGAC GCATGGCATATGTGGAGAGATGGAAGGTTGCATGAGCTTGTAGACCCAGCATTGTGTGATGAATATGAAAGCCCTGTGATAATGCGATGCACTCAGGTGGCGCTTCTTTGTGCTCAAGAAGATCCAACAGAACGGCCCACAATGACAGATGTTACTAGAGTTCTGAACTCTCAAAGCATACTATTATCAGATCCAAAGAAGCCAACTGAGCTAACTGATGGAGGTGCTAGTACTGACAGGCCATCGACATATATTGGCCAGTCGAGCAAGACGATAGACATAACCATCACAAGTTCAGCTCCGGTGTCCACCAGAGTTCGCATCATTGTTGACCCAGAAATTTGA